One genomic window of Pseudomonas sp. LFM046 includes the following:
- a CDS encoding glutathione S-transferase family protein, with amino-acid sequence MGLLIDGKWHDKWYDTARDGRFQRESARRRNWITADGAPGPSGEGGFKAEAGRYHLYVSLACPWAHRTLIFRKLKGLESLIDVSVVSWLMLEQGWTFDPQFGSTGDKLDGLTYLHQRYTQDTPDYSGRVTVPLLWDKQTGRIVSNESSEIIRMFNSAFDHLTGNDLDFYPEALRTEIDGLNERIYPAINNGVYRAGFATTQEAYEEAFHTLFNELDRLDSLLETRRFLTGEHITEADWRLFTTLIRFDAVYHGHFKCNLRRLEDYPNLSGWLRELYQWPGVAETVNFTHIKHHYYASHRTINPTGVVPLGPVQDFSRPHGRGHLKTMSVARRDQALA; translated from the coding sequence ATGGGCCTGTTGATCGATGGAAAATGGCATGACAAATGGTACGACACGGCCAGGGACGGACGTTTCCAACGGGAAAGTGCGCGGCGGCGCAACTGGATCACCGCCGATGGCGCGCCCGGCCCCTCGGGCGAAGGTGGCTTTAAAGCAGAAGCCGGCCGTTATCACCTCTATGTATCCCTGGCCTGCCCCTGGGCACACCGCACCCTGATCTTTCGCAAGCTGAAAGGTCTGGAATCCCTGATCGATGTTTCGGTGGTCAGCTGGCTGATGTTGGAACAGGGTTGGACCTTCGACCCACAGTTCGGCTCCACCGGCGACAAGCTCGACGGCCTGACGTACCTCCACCAGCGCTATACCCAGGACACTCCCGACTACAGCGGCCGGGTCACCGTACCCCTGCTCTGGGACAAGCAGACTGGGCGCATCGTCAGCAATGAATCGTCCGAGATCATCCGGATGTTCAACAGCGCCTTCGACCACCTGACCGGCAATGACCTGGACTTCTATCCCGAGGCATTGCGCACGGAAATCGATGGGCTCAACGAGCGCATTTATCCCGCGATCAATAACGGCGTCTACCGTGCTGGTTTCGCCACCACCCAGGAAGCGTACGAAGAGGCCTTCCACACCCTGTTCAATGAGCTGGACCGCCTGGATTCACTACTGGAAACGCGGCGCTTTCTGACGGGCGAGCACATCACCGAAGCCGACTGGCGCCTGTTCACCACCTTGATCCGTTTCGACGCTGTCTACCACGGCCACTTCAAGTGCAACCTGCGTCGACTGGAGGATTACCCCAATCTGTCAGGCTGGCTGCGTGAGCTGTACCAATGGCCGGGCGTGGCGGAAACGGTGAACTTCACCCATATCAAGCATCACTATTACGCCAGCCATCGCACCATCAACCCCACCGGTGTAGTGCCGCTGGGGCCGGTCCAGGACTTCAGCCGACCCCACGGCCGTGGGCACTTGAAGACGATGTCGGTAGCACGAAGGGATCAGGCGTTGGCCTGA
- a CDS encoding glycosyl transferase family protein has translation MNLVTPSEHPFAQFVRILGKGKRGARNMTREEAREAMGMLLDGKVEDTQLGAFLMLLRHKEENAEELAGFTEAFRQRNPAPKIDVDLDWPSYAGKKRHLPWYLLSAKALADSGVRILLHGGGAHTAGRLYSEQLLNVLDIPLCQDWNQVANALDERRLAFIPLGAWAPQFQRMIDLRNTLGLRSPIHSLARLLNPLQARCGLQSIFHPGYQAVHREASQLLGDHAIVIKGEGGEIEVNPDATCHLYGATGGEAWDEEWPALSALRHVKPESLDTNPLLTVWRGETEDAYGQLAIVATMALALRGLGMDRDQAFEEARKRWMDRKIST, from the coding sequence ATGAACCTCGTCACGCCATCGGAACACCCCTTCGCCCAGTTCGTTCGCATCCTCGGCAAAGGCAAGCGCGGTGCCCGCAACATGACCCGCGAGGAAGCCCGTGAAGCCATGGGTATGCTCCTAGATGGCAAAGTGGAAGACACCCAACTCGGCGCCTTCCTCATGTTGCTCAGGCACAAGGAAGAGAACGCTGAGGAACTGGCCGGCTTTACCGAAGCCTTCCGCCAGCGAAACCCGGCACCGAAAATCGATGTCGACCTGGACTGGCCGAGCTATGCCGGGAAGAAACGTCACCTGCCCTGGTACCTGCTGTCGGCCAAGGCCCTGGCCGACAGCGGTGTTCGCATCCTGCTCCATGGCGGCGGCGCCCACACGGCTGGCCGGCTCTACAGCGAGCAGTTGCTGAACGTGCTCGACATTCCCCTGTGTCAGGACTGGAACCAGGTCGCCAACGCCCTGGACGAACGCCGGCTCGCCTTCATCCCCCTGGGTGCCTGGGCGCCGCAATTTCAGAGGATGATTGACCTGCGCAACACGCTGGGTCTGCGCTCCCCCATCCACTCTCTGGCCCGCCTTCTCAACCCGCTGCAAGCCCGTTGCGGACTGCAGAGCATCTTCCATCCGGGCTACCAAGCGGTCCATCGCGAAGCCAGTCAGTTGCTCGGCGATCACGCCATCGTGATCAAGGGCGAAGGCGGCGAAATCGAGGTGAACCCCGACGCTACCTGCCACCTCTATGGGGCCACTGGCGGGGAAGCCTGGGACGAGGAATGGCCGGCGCTATCTGCATTGCGCCACGTAAAGCCGGAAAGTCTCGATACCAACCCGCTCCTCACCGTCTGGCGTGGAGAGACCGAGGATGCCTACGGCCAACTGGCCATCGTTGCCACCATGGCGCTGGCCCTTCGCGGCCTTGGAATGGACCGTGACCAGGCTTTCGAGGAAGCCAGGAAACGCTGGATGGATCGAAAGATATCGACCTGA
- a CDS encoding TusE/DsrC/DsvC family sulfur relay protein: MSELLIEGRSIALDKDGYLQELADWSPAVAQALAEREELALLPEHWEILDLLRGFYAEFQLSPANRPMVKYVAQKLGPEKGNSLHLNRLFKGAPAKLAAKLAGLPKPTNCL; this comes from the coding sequence ATGAGCGAACTGTTGATCGAAGGCCGCAGCATCGCCCTGGACAAGGACGGCTATCTTCAGGAACTGGCCGACTGGAGCCCTGCAGTCGCCCAGGCCCTGGCCGAACGCGAAGAGCTGGCGCTGCTGCCGGAACACTGGGAGATCCTCGACCTGCTGCGCGGCTTCTATGCCGAATTCCAGCTTTCCCCGGCCAATCGCCCGATGGTCAAGTACGTGGCGCAGAAGCTCGGCCCGGAAAAGGGTAACAGCCTGCACCTCAACCGCCTGTTCAAGGGCGCCCCGGCCAAGCTTGCCGCCAAGCTCGCCGGCCTGCCAAAGCCGACCAATTGCCTATGA
- the tusB gene encoding sulfurtransferase complex subunit TusB: MATLHILSHSPFADSRLGSCLRLLGPNDGLLLCGDATYALQPGSIARQALELMSDAVALYALSEDLDARALTDLPQRAKPLDYPAFVELCCHYDKVNSWL; encoded by the coding sequence ATGGCCACCCTGCACATCCTTTCCCACTCCCCCTTCGCCGACAGCCGCCTCGGCAGCTGCCTGCGCCTGCTGGGGCCAAACGACGGCCTGCTCCTGTGTGGTGACGCCACGTACGCCCTGCAGCCCGGAAGCATTGCCCGCCAGGCACTGGAACTGATGTCGGACGCCGTCGCCCTGTACGCGCTGTCCGAAGACCTCGACGCCCGCGCCCTGACCGATCTTCCGCAGCGTGCGAAGCCGCTGGATTACCCGGCCTTCGTCGAACTCTGCTGCCACTACGACAAGGTGAACAGCTGGCTATGA
- the tusC gene encoding sulfurtransferase complex subunit TusC, protein MKSMLIISRQAPWSGPGAREALDIALAGGAFDLPLGLLFLDDGVFQLPTAQQPTALQQKDLTANLQALPLFGVESLYVSARSLEERGLAPTALGLAVEVLDDAALTALIDRYDQVLTL, encoded by the coding sequence ATGAAGTCCATGCTGATTATCAGCCGCCAGGCGCCCTGGAGTGGTCCCGGCGCTCGCGAGGCACTGGATATTGCCCTCGCCGGCGGCGCGTTCGATCTGCCCCTAGGCCTGCTCTTCCTCGATGACGGCGTGTTCCAGCTGCCCACGGCTCAGCAGCCGACTGCGCTCCAGCAGAAGGACCTGACCGCCAACCTCCAGGCGCTGCCCCTGTTCGGCGTGGAATCGCTGTATGTTTCTGCGCGTAGCTTGGAGGAGCGTGGCCTTGCGCCGACCGCCCTGGGCCTTGCAGTGGAAGTCCTCGACGACGCTGCCCTGACCGCCCTTATCGACCGTTATGACCAGGTGCTCACACTCTGA
- the tusD gene encoding sulfurtransferase complex subunit TusD, with product MKFAIALFAPPHAPSSRRALRFAEACLAGGHEIVRLFFYQDGVHSASANVVAPQDEPNLSAEWSAFIREHQLDGVVCIAAALRRGVLNTEEAQRYDRPAANLAEGWELSGLGQLHEAAQMADRLVSFGGC from the coding sequence ATGAAATTCGCCATCGCCCTGTTCGCCCCGCCCCACGCGCCCTCTTCTCGGCGCGCCCTGCGTTTCGCTGAAGCCTGCCTCGCGGGCGGCCATGAGATCGTTCGCCTGTTCTTCTACCAGGACGGCGTCCACAGTGCCTCCGCCAATGTCGTTGCCCCTCAGGATGAGCCGAATCTCTCCGCGGAATGGAGCGCCTTTATCCGCGAGCATCAGCTGGACGGCGTCGTCTGCATCGCAGCAGCACTGCGCCGTGGCGTGCTGAATACGGAAGAGGCACAGCGCTACGACCGCCCTGCCGCCAACCTGGCCGAGGGCTGGGAACTCTCTGGGCTGGGGCAACTGCACGAAGCAGCGCAAATGGCCGATCGACTGGTCAGCTTTGGAGGCTGTTGA
- a CDS encoding Bax inhibitor-1/YccA family protein has translation MNEQNYALNPSQAEQLEVSRVLRNTYGLLAMTLAFSGLVAYVAQQMRVPYPSVFVVLIGFYGLFFLTVKLRDSAWGLVSTFALTGFMGYTLGPILNMYLGLPNGGEVVSSAFAMTALVFFGLSAYVLTTRKDMSFLGGFITAGFFVLLGAMLVSFSFNVSGLQLAISAGFVVFSSVCILFQTSAIIHGGERNYIMATISLYISIYNLFISLLQLVGVMSSDD, from the coding sequence ATGAACGAACAGAACTACGCCCTCAACCCCTCGCAGGCCGAGCAGCTGGAAGTCAGCCGCGTCCTGCGCAATACCTACGGCCTGCTGGCCATGACCCTCGCCTTCAGTGGCCTGGTCGCCTACGTCGCCCAACAAATGCGCGTCCCCTACCCCAGCGTCTTCGTGGTGCTGATCGGCTTCTACGGCCTGTTCTTCCTCACCGTGAAGCTGCGCGACTCGGCCTGGGGCCTGGTTTCCACCTTCGCGCTCACCGGTTTCATGGGCTACACCCTGGGCCCGATCCTCAACATGTACCTCGGCCTGCCCAATGGCGGCGAGGTGGTCAGCTCGGCCTTCGCCATGACCGCCCTGGTGTTCTTCGGCCTTTCCGCCTACGTGCTGACCACCCGTAAGGACATGAGCTTCCTCGGCGGCTTCATTACCGCGGGCTTCTTCGTGCTGCTGGGCGCCATGCTGGTCAGCTTCTCCTTCAACGTCAGCGGCCTTCAGTTGGCAATCAGCGCTGGCTTCGTGGTGTTTTCCTCGGTCTGCATCCTTTTTCAGACCAGCGCCATCATCCATGGCGGCGAGCGCAACTACATCATGGCCACCATCAGCCTCTACATCTCCATCTACAACCTCTTCATCAGCTTGCTGCAATTGGTTGGCGTAATGAGCAGCGACGATTGA
- a CDS encoding membrane protein, which produces MNKLPQITLAFWVMKICATTLGETAGDLLSMTLNVGYALSSLILISLFLVSLVGQLRASTFHPALYWTVILTTSTAGTTMSDFMDRTLGLGYASGSAILVTLLLVVLAVWRLSERSLAVDHIDSRRGELFYWGAILVSNTLGTALGDYLADDSGLGFAGGALLIGSLITVVALAYYYTRISRVLLFWLAFVLTRPFGATLGDVLTKAHDKGGLDFGTIGSSSILAVVLIALVLISLRNQRSEPALAVVPVSRRR; this is translated from the coding sequence ATGAATAAACTGCCTCAGATCACCCTGGCGTTCTGGGTGATGAAGATCTGTGCAACAACGCTCGGTGAAACAGCCGGCGATCTGCTGTCGATGACTTTGAATGTCGGCTATGCCCTTAGCTCGCTGATTCTGATCAGCCTGTTCCTGGTGTCACTGGTCGGCCAGTTGCGTGCAAGCACTTTCCACCCTGCGCTTTACTGGACGGTGATTCTGACCACCAGCACTGCGGGAACTACCATGTCCGATTTCATGGATCGGACCCTGGGATTGGGCTACGCCAGTGGATCGGCGATTCTGGTCACGCTCCTGCTGGTCGTGCTGGCCGTGTGGCGCCTTAGTGAAAGATCACTCGCTGTAGACCATATCGACAGTCGTCGCGGCGAACTCTTCTACTGGGGCGCGATCCTGGTTTCCAATACCCTGGGCACCGCCTTGGGCGACTATCTGGCTGACGACTCCGGGCTTGGCTTTGCTGGGGGTGCACTGCTGATTGGCAGCCTGATTACCGTTGTCGCGCTGGCGTACTACTACACCCGAATCTCTCGTGTCTTGCTCTTCTGGCTGGCGTTTGTGTTGACTCGCCCGTTTGGCGCAACGCTTGGTGATGTGTTGACCAAGGCCCACGACAAAGGAGGTTTGGATTTCGGAACCATTGGTTCGTCTTCAATCCTTGCGGTGGTGCTGATAGCACTGGTGCTCATCTCACTACGTAACCAACGTAGCGAGCCTGCGCTGGCTGTGGTGCCGGTGAGTCGACGTCGGTAA
- a CDS encoding multicopper oxidase domain-containing protein — translation MKRPDCEHATGRSEDSADGEGRRTFLKLTAVTMAAPLLMTGRVSRAAEPPPPVFPPSPPTVPWAHELPKQVNPIVPVSSLNPAPTEVANVRAGEAGRNPHQRWAQFSPGALLYEISATERKDWVYSPSYPAQSIWGYHANNGPDLTMPSATFFARYGQPLICRIHNKLPQNHVGFGTPEISTHLHNLHCGSESDGFPGDYYSPNKHGPTLSANGEYKDHLYSNVKAGFEARQDLVGDPTEALGTLFYHDHTLDFTAPNLYRGLAGFYYLFDELDSGNEADPNPNALRLPSHPYDYPLNFNDRRFDASGKLFYDQVNPEGVLGDKVLVNGRIEPVLRVAKRKYRFRLLNTGPSRFYTFSLVTPTDVMQKFTHIANDGNLFPAPLLNQTAVSIGVAERADIVVDFTNYVIGTQLYLVNRARQELTRGPKDIKDPGVRVLKIIVDRYPSAPDLSRVPATLRPLPIITQDEIKSAPVRRWIFERDKGMWAINGQFVDVNKARAQIPKGGYEIWELSNVDDGWTHPIHIHFEEGRILQKLVRGVSVPIPPHEQGRKDVYVIEPFTTLRIFLRFRDYKGKYPMHCHNLIHEDHAMMLRWDIV, via the coding sequence ATGAAACGCCCTGACTGCGAGCACGCTACAGGTCGGTCGGAGGATTCGGCTGACGGCGAGGGGAGAAGGACATTTCTGAAACTGACAGCGGTGACGATGGCGGCGCCCCTGCTGATGACCGGTCGAGTGAGCCGGGCAGCCGAGCCACCACCTCCTGTGTTTCCACCGAGTCCACCGACGGTGCCCTGGGCCCACGAATTGCCCAAGCAGGTAAATCCGATCGTTCCAGTGTCCTCCCTCAATCCGGCGCCCACGGAAGTGGCCAACGTCCGCGCCGGGGAAGCGGGGCGTAATCCCCACCAGCGTTGGGCGCAGTTTTCGCCAGGTGCGTTGCTCTACGAGATCAGTGCGACGGAGCGAAAGGATTGGGTCTACAGCCCTTCTTATCCCGCTCAGTCGATCTGGGGCTACCACGCCAACAACGGTCCGGATCTGACCATGCCCAGCGCCACTTTTTTTGCGCGCTACGGGCAGCCGTTGATCTGCCGCATCCATAACAAGTTGCCGCAGAATCACGTGGGCTTTGGCACGCCGGAGATCTCGACCCACTTGCACAATTTGCATTGCGGGTCGGAAAGCGACGGTTTTCCCGGTGACTACTACAGCCCCAACAAGCATGGTCCGACCTTGTCGGCCAACGGCGAATACAAGGATCACTTGTATTCCAACGTGAAGGCCGGATTCGAAGCCCGCCAAGACCTGGTGGGTGACCCTACCGAAGCGTTGGGGACGCTCTTCTATCACGACCACACCCTGGACTTCACGGCGCCGAATCTCTACAGGGGGCTGGCCGGCTTCTACTACCTGTTCGATGAGCTGGACTCGGGCAACGAAGCTGATCCGAATCCCAACGCGCTGCGTCTGCCCAGTCATCCTTATGATTACCCGCTGAACTTCAATGACCGACGCTTCGACGCCAGCGGCAAGCTGTTCTACGACCAGGTCAATCCGGAAGGGGTGCTGGGAGACAAGGTGCTGGTGAATGGCCGGATCGAGCCCGTGCTGAGGGTGGCCAAACGCAAATACCGTTTCCGCCTGCTGAATACGGGGCCGAGTCGCTTCTATACCTTCTCGCTGGTCACGCCGACCGATGTGATGCAGAAGTTCACCCACATCGCCAACGACGGCAATCTGTTTCCGGCGCCGCTGCTGAATCAGACCGCAGTGAGCATTGGCGTGGCCGAGCGCGCGGACATCGTGGTCGATTTCACCAACTACGTGATCGGCACCCAGCTGTACCTGGTCAACCGCGCGCGCCAGGAACTGACCCGTGGACCCAAGGACATCAAGGACCCCGGTGTGCGTGTGCTGAAGATCATTGTTGATCGCTATCCGAGTGCGCCGGACCTCAGTCGGGTTCCAGCAACCCTTCGCCCACTGCCGATCATCACGCAGGACGAGATCAAGTCTGCACCGGTGCGGCGCTGGATCTTTGAGCGCGACAAAGGAATGTGGGCTATCAACGGCCAGTTCGTCGACGTGAACAAGGCAAGGGCGCAGATACCCAAGGGCGGCTATGAGATTTGGGAGCTCTCGAACGTGGATGACGGCTGGACGCACCCGATCCATATCCACTTCGAGGAAGGTCGCATCCTCCAGAAACTCGTCAGGGGTGTCAGCGTTCCCATCCCGCCCCATGAGCAAGGGCGCAAGGACGTCTATGTGATCGAACCGTTCACCACGCTGCGGATATTCCTGCGCTTCAGGGACTACAAGGGCAAGTACCCCATGCACTGCCACAACCTGATCCACGAAGACCACGCGATGATGCTGCGCTGGGACATCGTCTGA
- a CDS encoding SCO family protein — MSTRRTMLAGLGGAAALLAGWAATLRSADLGKVAPERGAGAIPFPNVTLYTHEGRKVRFYDDLIRGKVVTFNMMYTQCAGKCPTMTANLRQVQQLLGDRAGRSVFMHSITLQPLLDTPDVLKAYVDKYHIGPGWQFLTGDPDDIEAIRFSLGFYDINPEIDRNLTTHTGVVRMGDDNFQRWTMAPALTGPQHILSTLDHVDRQWRGSV; from the coding sequence ATGAGTACTCGAAGAACGATGCTGGCTGGACTGGGCGGTGCGGCTGCGTTGCTGGCCGGCTGGGCGGCGACCCTCAGGAGCGCCGATCTGGGCAAGGTTGCTCCGGAGCGAGGCGCGGGGGCGATCCCGTTCCCCAATGTCACGCTCTATACCCACGAAGGCCGCAAGGTGAGGTTTTACGACGACTTGATTCGCGGCAAGGTCGTCACCTTCAACATGATGTACACCCAATGCGCTGGCAAATGTCCAACGATGACGGCGAACCTGCGTCAGGTTCAGCAGCTGCTGGGAGACAGGGCAGGGCGGAGCGTGTTCATGCACTCCATTACCTTGCAGCCGCTCCTGGATACGCCGGATGTGCTCAAGGCCTATGTCGACAAGTACCACATAGGTCCGGGGTGGCAATTTCTGACGGGTGATCCGGATGACATTGAAGCCATTCGCTTCAGTCTGGGTTTCTACGACATCAATCCGGAAATCGATCGCAACCTGACCACTCACACCGGCGTGGTCCGCATGGGTGACGACAACTTCCAGCGCTGGACCATGGCGCCGGCGTTGACCGGGCCGCAGCACATTCTGTCCACCCTTGATCATGTTGACAGACAATGGCGTGGATCGGTCTGA
- the uvrY gene encoding UvrY/SirA/GacA family response regulator transcription factor gives MIRVLVVDDHDLVRTGITRMLADVDGLQVVGQADSGEEALKKARELKPDVVLMDVKMPGIGGLEATRKLLRSHTDLKVVAVTACEEDPFPTRLLQAGAAGYLTKGAGLEEMIQAIRQVFAGQRFISPQIAQQLALKSFQPQASGSPFDLLSEREIQIALMIANCQKVQSISDKLCLSPKTVNTYRYRIFDKLSISSDVELALLAVRHGMVDAVS, from the coding sequence TTGATTAGGGTGCTGGTGGTCGACGACCACGATCTGGTAAGAACGGGGATCACCCGCATGCTGGCCGATGTGGACGGCTTGCAGGTGGTGGGGCAGGCTGACAGCGGCGAGGAAGCCCTGAAAAAGGCGCGGGAACTCAAGCCTGATGTAGTCCTGATGGACGTCAAGATGCCGGGTATTGGCGGCCTGGAAGCCACCCGCAAACTCCTGCGCAGCCATACCGATCTCAAGGTAGTTGCGGTGACTGCCTGCGAAGAGGATCCGTTTCCGACGCGACTGTTGCAGGCCGGTGCGGCAGGTTATCTGACCAAGGGGGCGGGGCTGGAGGAAATGATCCAGGCGATTCGCCAGGTCTTCGCCGGTCAGCGCTTCATCAGCCCGCAGATCGCCCAGCAACTGGCGCTCAAATCGTTCCAGCCGCAGGCTTCCGGTTCGCCTTTCGATCTGTTGTCCGAGCGTGAAATCCAGATCGCTCTGATGATCGCCAACTGCCAGAAAGTGCAGAGCATTTCCGACAAGCTCTGCCTGTCGCCGAAGACGGTAAACACCTACCGGTACCGGATCTTCGACAAGCTTTCCATTTCCAGCGACGTTGAACTGGCGTTGCTGGCAGTCCGACACGGCATGGTAGACGCCGTCAGCTAA
- the uvrC gene encoding excinuclease ABC subunit UvrC — translation MSDSFDASAFLAACSGRPGVYRMLDASGKLLYVGKAKNLKKRLASYFRKTGLAPKTAALVARIAQVETTITANETEALLLEQTLIKEWRPPYNILLRDDKSYPYVHLSDGDFPRLSIHRGAKKQKGRYFGPYPSAGAIRESLNLLQKAFLVRQCEDSYYKNRTRPCLQYQIKRCKGPCVGLVDPTEYAEDVRHSVMFLEGRSNALSQELSTGMEEAAQRLDFERAAELRDQIAILRRVQDQQSMEGGTGDIDVVAAIATPGGACVHLISVRGGRVLGSKNFFPQVGIEEEAGEVLVAFIGQYYLGNQERDLPSELIVNTLHEDFPTLISALAELRGRELDISHRVRGTRARWQQLAVTNAEQALAARLANRQHTAARFEALAEALGLDEAPQRLECYDISHSSGEATVASCVVFGPEGPLKSDYRRYNIEGVTAGDDYAAMHQALSRRFSKLKDGEGKLPDVLLVDGGKGQLAMAQEVLQELAVPELILLGVAKGVTRKPGFETLYLNDAAHEFTLPADSPALHLIQQIRDEAHRFAITGHRARRGKARRTSSLEDVAGVGPKRRRELLKHFGGLQELNRASIEEIAKAPGISKKLAESIYAALHSE, via the coding sequence ATGTCCGACTCCTTCGACGCAAGTGCTTTCCTTGCCGCCTGCAGCGGTCGTCCGGGTGTTTACCGGATGCTCGATGCAAGCGGCAAGCTGCTTTATGTGGGCAAGGCGAAGAACCTGAAGAAGCGCCTTGCCAGCTATTTCCGCAAGACAGGCCTGGCGCCGAAGACCGCCGCGCTGGTGGCGCGAATCGCTCAGGTCGAGACCACCATCACCGCCAACGAGACCGAAGCCCTGCTTCTCGAGCAGACGCTGATCAAGGAATGGCGGCCGCCCTACAACATCCTGCTGCGGGACGATAAGTCCTATCCGTACGTGCATCTCAGTGACGGCGATTTCCCGCGCCTGAGCATCCACCGTGGGGCGAAAAAGCAGAAGGGGCGTTACTTCGGGCCTTACCCCAGTGCCGGGGCGATTCGCGAAAGCCTCAATCTGCTGCAGAAGGCTTTCCTGGTCCGCCAGTGCGAGGACAGCTACTACAAGAACCGCACCCGACCCTGCCTGCAATACCAGATCAAGCGCTGCAAAGGCCCGTGTGTGGGACTGGTGGACCCGACCGAGTACGCCGAGGACGTGCGTCATTCGGTGATGTTCCTGGAAGGGCGCAGCAATGCGCTGAGCCAGGAACTCTCCACCGGGATGGAAGAAGCGGCGCAACGGCTGGATTTCGAGCGGGCGGCCGAACTTCGTGATCAAATCGCCATCCTGCGCCGGGTCCAGGATCAGCAGAGCATGGAAGGCGGCACGGGCGACATTGATGTCGTCGCAGCCATCGCTACGCCGGGCGGTGCATGCGTCCATCTGATCAGCGTGCGCGGCGGCCGAGTGCTGGGCAGCAAGAATTTCTTCCCGCAGGTGGGGATAGAGGAAGAGGCGGGCGAAGTCCTGGTGGCCTTCATTGGTCAGTACTACCTGGGCAACCAGGAGCGGGATCTGCCCAGCGAGTTGATCGTCAACACCCTCCATGAAGATTTCCCCACCCTGATCTCGGCGCTGGCCGAACTGCGTGGCCGCGAACTGGATATCAGCCACAGGGTGCGGGGCACTCGCGCGCGCTGGCAGCAACTGGCCGTTACCAATGCCGAGCAGGCCCTGGCGGCGCGCTTGGCCAACCGGCAGCACACCGCGGCGCGCTTCGAGGCCCTGGCTGAAGCGTTGGGTCTCGACGAAGCACCTCAGCGCCTGGAGTGCTACGACATCAGTCATTCCAGCGGTGAGGCCACCGTTGCTTCCTGCGTGGTATTCGGCCCTGAAGGTCCGCTGAAGTCGGACTACCGCCGCTACAACATCGAAGGCGTTACTGCCGGCGACGACTATGCGGCCATGCACCAGGCGCTGTCCCGCAGGTTCAGCAAGCTGAAGGACGGAGAGGGCAAGCTTCCGGACGTGCTGCTGGTAGACGGCGGCAAGGGCCAACTGGCCATGGCGCAGGAAGTGCTGCAGGAACTGGCGGTGCCGGAGCTCATCCTGCTGGGCGTCGCCAAGGGGGTTACCCGCAAGCCGGGTTTCGAGACGCTTTACCTGAACGACGCCGCGCACGAATTCACCCTGCCGGCGGACTCGCCTGCGCTGCACCTGATCCAGCAGATCCGCGACGAGGCTCACCGCTTTGCGATCACCGGGCACCGGGCGCGACGCGGCAAGGCCAGGCGCACATCCAGCCTGGAAGACGTGGCCGGGGTAGGGCCGAAGCGTCGCCGCGAGCTGCTCAAGCACTTCGGTGGGCTGCAGGAACTGAACCGCGCCAGCATCGAGGAAATCGCCAAGGCGCCTGGTATCAGCAAAAAGCTTGCTGAGTCGATTTATGCGGCCTTGCACAGCGAGTAG
- the pgsA gene encoding CDP-diacylglycerol--glycerol-3-phosphate 3-phosphatidyltransferase produces MNIPNLLTVLRVLLIPVFILLFYLPFSWSYLAASAVFAIAAVTDWFDGYLARRWQQSTPFGAFLDPVADKLMVAVALVLLVEEHHNLWLTLPAATIIGREIVVSALREWMAELGARAHVAVSNLGKWKTAAQMLALVILLANPPLLNFWVAIGYFLLILAAALTLWSMLHYLLAALPHLSTDPKEK; encoded by the coding sequence ATGAATATTCCTAACCTGCTCACCGTTCTGCGCGTACTGCTCATCCCTGTCTTCATCCTGCTGTTCTATCTGCCGTTCTCCTGGAGCTATCTGGCAGCCAGTGCAGTCTTCGCTATCGCGGCGGTCACCGACTGGTTCGATGGCTACCTGGCTCGCCGCTGGCAGCAGAGCACACCCTTTGGCGCTTTCCTCGACCCGGTCGCAGACAAGCTGATGGTGGCGGTGGCGCTGGTACTGCTGGTGGAAGAGCACCACAACCTCTGGCTGACCCTGCCGGCCGCCACCATTATCGGGCGCGAGATCGTGGTCTCGGCCCTGCGCGAATGGATGGCTGAACTCGGTGCCCGTGCCCACGTTGCGGTGTCGAACCTCGGGAAATGGAAAACCGCTGCGCAGATGCTGGCGCTGGTCATCCTGCTGGCAAACCCGCCGCTGCTTAACTTCTGGGTGGCAATCGGATATTTCCTGCTGATCCTGGCAGCAGCCCTGACCCTCTGGTCGATGCTGCATTACCTGCTGGCCGCGTTGCCGCACCTCAGCACTGACCCGAAGGAAAAATAA